In Clostridia bacterium, a single genomic region encodes these proteins:
- a CDS encoding HD-GYP domain-containing protein, which yields MEKVVRTLEDCGPGLILAEDVFKNSVLIMPKNSHVDEEIIAKLRAFGVERIAVYVPTGHEPEKEAPPPASDPHREFKKQYRENVDRIKTVLHDLAAGRKLKLEQMEVVFNSAFTQVMDNYSLIESINEMRKTDAYTFTHGLNVSLYGGLIARWMGLPDHEIRKVIQAGVLHDIGKAKIPPQILNKKGPLSPEEREQVKKHAAFGYGLIQAHQEVSQDVKEAVLMHHERVNGTGYPLGITGEFLSIYTKIIMLADVYDALTSERVYKKRITPFDTFAELEKMGYENFDPQVLLVFLSNIASYYTGAKVKLNTGEIGEIACILPQNITKPLLVVDGKCVDL from the coding sequence ATGGAGAAAGTAGTGCGTACCCTGGAGGATTGTGGGCCGGGCCTCATCCTGGCCGAGGATGTTTTCAAGAACTCCGTTCTCATTATGCCGAAGAATTCCCATGTCGATGAGGAAATCATTGCCAAGCTGAGAGCCTTCGGCGTGGAACGCATCGCGGTCTACGTGCCTACCGGCCACGAGCCGGAAAAGGAAGCACCGCCGCCTGCTTCCGATCCCCACCGGGAGTTTAAAAAGCAGTACCGGGAGAACGTGGACAGGATTAAAACGGTGCTCCATGACCTGGCGGCAGGTAGGAAACTGAAACTTGAGCAAATGGAAGTCGTCTTTAATTCGGCCTTTACCCAGGTGATGGACAACTACAGCCTCATTGAAAGCATCAATGAAATGAGAAAAACAGACGCATACACCTTTACCCACGGGTTAAACGTATCCCTCTACGGCGGCCTCATTGCACGCTGGATGGGGCTTCCGGATCATGAGATCAGGAAAGTCATCCAAGCGGGCGTGCTCCACGATATCGGCAAAGCTAAAATCCCGCCGCAAATTTTAAACAAAAAGGGCCCTCTGTCGCCGGAGGAAAGGGAGCAGGTCAAGAAACATGCTGCCTTCGGCTACGGACTGATACAAGCCCATCAGGAAGTCAGTCAAGACGTGAAGGAAGCCGTGCTCATGCACCACGAACGGGTCAACGGCACCGGCTATCCCTTGGGGATTACGGGAGAATTCCTGAGTATTTATACTAAGATCATCATGCTGGCGGACGTTTATGATGCTTTAACCTCGGAGAGGGTATACAAGAAAAGGATCACTCCCTTTGATACCTTCGCAGAGCTGGAAAAAATGGGCTATGAGAACTTCGATCCCCAAGTACTGCTGGTGTTTCTGAGCAACATCGCCAGCTACTACACCGGGGCCAAAGTAAAGCTGAACACCGGGGAAATCGGGGAAATAGCCTGCATCCTGCCCCAGAATATCACCAAACCCTTGCTCGTAGTGGATGGCAAGTGCGTTGATTTGTAA